A window from Malania oleifera isolate guangnan ecotype guangnan chromosome 7, ASM2987363v1, whole genome shotgun sequence encodes these proteins:
- the LOC131160515 gene encoding uncharacterized protein LOC131160515, protein MSRKLQRSAWKDGQRRSPRICAMDAWKAQRPARASHNSVSAQNSTRTQAMEDDDSGSGEGPPARTRARKKIKLRTVEEVASKAKMDRESPNHEDHPLNRGHTTTVETKDCQVAYNGRASDVLSESWLPEKRILQLVLDILQRRDTYEIFAEPVDPNEVEDYYEIIKEPMDFGTMRAKLHEGMYRSLEQFEHDVFLISGNAMHFNSSATVYFRQARAIHELAKKIFHVLKNEPEKFELEFSTTRRRSGRRPQGDARVSNFSSCSKLARNIDSSNIAFDVPDKDMPCSLGSPLNLKRFVQSNPGYSGAAARVDVRDRETFYGTRDGKRSSFNTADRRCTYIPWMPVNEDNSMSSVYNSPKTLTQVDQKDISYRESLMLFAKDLGPTAQKIAKRKLQGWHAGYYENQTATSNFWFQAPKCQLPIASDATQLRPSILNTVTLTPRSCNSIEHLPGHATVLENNSNRIDTGDADKGAKAYHTNKPVLFGASIGEMIDNTTRNHHHAFADNEQTSDVVDVFGQFREQTVCESRKTQIQFGSSSSTPSAGKDASVQWIGSTRNAQTMLNTGKLDHHVQPSASASEHPASNTHIARKNNQSPAPNSCRVQTTELLSPSGPRTSTQNLDSQFPCRKNQDIAALGCEDGGSSLPEACQASKSVPPIPVLPQFIFNLPYLESRLNQMNSLEQDKMLQPSGKQNSGTESRFFDEMSQQLAFARARRTEATTQAFLHSQQQSTLGAQHANLALQL, encoded by the exons ATGTCGAG AAAATTACAAAGATCAGCGTGGAAAGATGGGCAGAGGAGGAGCCCACGAATCTGCGCCATGGATGCATGGAAGGCCCAGCGACCGGCGCGTGCGAGTCACAACTCTGTATCCGCACAAAATTCCACACGGACACAGGCAATGGAGGACGACGACTCAGGCAGTGGAGAGGGACCACCAGCACGGACAAGGGCTAGGAAGAAGATAAAACTGAGAACAGTGGAAGAAGTGGCAAGCAAAGCTAAAATG GATAGAGAAAGCCCAAATCATGAAGATCATCCACTCAATAGAG GCCACACAACAACTGTGGAAACCAAAGATTGCCAAGTTGCATACAATG GTAGAGCATCAGATGTTTTATCTGAATCATGGTTGCCTGAAAAGCGCATTCTCCAACTTGTCCTTGACATATTGCAAAG GAGAGACACATATGAGATATTTGCAGAACCAGTTGACCCCAATGAG GTTGAGGATTACTATGAAATCATTAAAGAGCCCATGGATTTTGGCACCATGAGAGCTAAGCTTCATGAAGGGATGTATAGAAGTCTAGAACAATTTGAG CATGATGTATTCTTAATATCTGGAAATGCAATGCATTTTAATTCCTCAGCTACAGTCTATTTCAGGCAG GCTCGTGCCATTCATGAGCTAGCTAAGAAGATATTTCATGTTCTGAAAAATGAACCTGAAAAATTTGAATTGGAGTTCTCAACGACAAGACGGAGATCTGGTAGAAGGCCCCAGGGTGATGCCAGGGTCTCAAATTTCAGCTCATGTTCTAAACTTGCTAGAAATATTGACTCCAGTAATATAGCTTTCGATGTTCCAGACAAGGACATGCCATGTTCATTAGGCAGTCCATTGAATCTCAAGAGGTTTGTCCAGTCAAACCCGGGGTACTCTGGTGCTGCTGCTCGTGTTGACGTAAGAGATCGTGAAACTTTTTATG GCACTAGGGATGGCAAAAGATCTAGTTTTAACACAGCAGACCGGCGTTGTACATATATACCATGGATGCCTGTTAATGAGGACAATTCAATGTCCTCTGTTTATAATAGCCCCAAAACACTTACACAA GTGGATCAGAAGGACATTAGTTACAGAGAAAGCTTAATGCTGTTTGCTAAAGATTTAGGACCAACAGCCCAGAAGATTGCCAAACGAAAGTTACAGGGGTGGCATGCAGGCTATTATGAGAATCAGACTGCAACTTCGAACTTTTGGTTTCAGGCTCCAAAATGTCAACTTCCTATAGCTTCTGACGCCACACAATTGAGACCTAGTATTCTGAATACTGTTACTCTTACTCCAAGATCTTGCAATTCTATTGAGCACCTTCCTGGGCATGCTACTGTCCTTGAAAACAACAGCAACAGAATTGATACGGGTGATGCTGACAAAGGAGCAAAGGCTTATCATACTAATAAACCAGTCCTTTTTGGTGCTTCAATTGGAGAAATGATTGACAATACCACCAGGAATCACCATCATGCCTTTGCTGATAATGAACAAACTAGTGATGTGGTGGATGTTTTTGGTCAATTCAGAGAACAGACGGTCTGTGAGAGCCGAAAAACTCAGATTCAGTTTGGTTCATCTTCATCAACTCCTAGTGCTGGAAAGGATGCTTCAGTGCAGTGGATAGGAAGCACTAGAAATGCACAAACAATGTTGAACACAGGCAAGTTGGATCATCATGTGCAGCCATCAGCCTCAGCTTCAGAGCACCCTGCGTCAAATACACACATAGCAAGGAAAAACAATCAGAGTCCTGCACCCAATTCATGTCGTGTACAAACCACAGAGCTTTTGAGCCCCAGTGGGCCCCGTACCTCCACACAGAACCTGGATTCACAATTCCCATGTCGAAAGAATCAAGACATAGCTGCACTGGGCTGTGAGGACGGAGGCAGTAGCTTGCCCGAGGCATGCCAGGCTTCAAAATCAGTGCCACCCATTCCAGTGCTGCCTCAGTTCATTTTCAACCTGCCATACTTGGAGTCACGTCTTAATCAGATGAATTCCTTAGAACAGGATAAAATGCTGCAACCTTCAGGGAAACAAAATTCAGGCACTGAGTCAAGATTCTTTGATGAAATGAGTCAACAACTGGCTTTTGCACGTGCCCGCCGAACTGAGGCAACCACTCAGGCTTTCCTCCATAGTCAACAGCAATCCACCTTAGGGGCTCAGCATGCCAATTTAGCACTTCAGCTGTAA
- the LOC131160933 gene encoding uncharacterized mitochondrial protein AtMg00810-like, whose product MRFVDADYTGDIDARKSTTGYVFTLVGGLVVCSRSMVQSLVALSMTEVGYMIVAETAKEALWLTGLLDMENAFLRGNLEKEVYMDIPPRYTASSEAKVACYMGIDWVGNISDRKSTSGYFTFVGGNLVTWRSKKQKVVALSSAKAEFRGMTKGLL is encoded by the exons ATGaggtttgtagatgctgattataCTGGAGATATAGATGCCAGAaagtctacaacgggatatgtatttacccttgtaggaggtcTGGTGGTATGTtcgagatccatggtacagtctctggtagcattatccaTGACTGAGGTGGGATATATGATAGTTGctgaaactgcaaaggaagccttatggcttactggttta CTTGACATGGAAAATGCCTTTCTTCGTGGCAATCTTGAAAAGGAGGTGTACATGGACATTCCACCAAGATATACTGCTTCCTCAGAGGCAAAGGTTGCAT GCTACATGGGCATTGATTGGGTAGGAAATATTTCGGATAGGAAATCTACATCGGGCTACTTCACATTTGTAggaggtaatcttgttacttGGAGAAGCAAGAAGCAAAAAGTAGTAGCATTATCCAGCGCTAAAGCCGAATTTCGAGGAATGACTAAGGGTCTTTTGTGA